The sequence CCCGCGTCATCGGCCAGACCCAGCAGATGCTGCGCATCGACCGGGAGGAGCCCCGGAGCCTGGATGCGACGGCCCTGGGGGGCCTTCTCGGCCAGATCGAGAACCAGCTTCCTGGAAGCGGAGCGCTCATTGTTTCGGACTATGCCAAGGGCATCATCGGGCCCCAGGTGATGGATTGCGTGCGCAAGCTTTGCGCCCGCCACCAGATCCCCTGGATCGTGGATCCCAAGCCGGCCCATCGCGCGCTGTACCAGGGCGCGACCTTGATGACGCCCAACCGCAAAGAAACCGCCGAACTGAGCGGGATGCCAGCCATCGGCGATGCGGAAGTCGCCGCCGCGGGCAAGGCCCTGGTGGCCGCCCTCGGCCTTTCGGGCCTGCTCATCACCCGCAGCGAGAAAGGCATGGCCCTGTTCGCCCCGGACGCCGAGCATGCGGAACCCTGGATGATTCCCACGATGGCGCAGGAAGTGTTCGACGTGAGCGGCGCCGGGGATACGGTCATCGCGGCCTTCAGCGCCGCCGTGGCCGCCGGCGCCGACTGGAAGGATGCGGCGATGCTCGCCAACGCCGCCGCCGGTGTGGTGGTCGCCAAGATGGGCACCGCCACCGTCACAGCAAAGGAATTGCTGGAGCATTACCACGACCAGGAAGCGGTGTGAGGGCGGGCTCTATGGGCTATGAGCTATGAGCCATGAGCCAACAGCTCTGAGGCACGAGTGAAAGAAGGTGCGCCAAGCGCATCCAATTCACGGATCGCCGATTGCTGATCGCCTCAGAGCCTCAACCCCGATCAGTTCCTGAGCTCCACGCTCAGCACGTAATGATCGCCCTTGGGCAGGCGGTCCTTCACCTGGAAGAAAGCCAGATCGAAAGTTTCGGTCGCGCCAGGCTTTACGGTGCCGACCTTGGTGCCCCCGTTGGCGGCGCCCAGCAGCCGTCCCTCCTTGTCGAACACGGCGATGGCGAATCCCGGTATGCGGGACCTCCTGGAAGTGTTGGTCACGTGGAGCAGGGCGCGGGTGCCATAGTCGGGACCTTGCAGGAGCTTGGTCTTGGGTTCCCGCTTGCCGATGGCGATGGACGTGACCTTGAGGCC comes from Holophagaceae bacterium and encodes:
- the rfaE1 gene encoding D-glycero-beta-D-manno-heptose-7-phosphate kinase, with amino-acid sequence MKLDLNHAKSLLDRIRGLKVAVLGDLMLDEYLFGEVSRISPEAPVPIVRIVREKAVLGGAANVAANLKALGAEPLLIGTLQADAAGGRLLELLSHSGIETASLVMDPSRPTIIKTRVIGQTQQMLRIDREEPRSLDATALGGLLGQIENQLPGSGALIVSDYAKGIIGPQVMDCVRKLCARHQIPWIVDPKPAHRALYQGATLMTPNRKETAELSGMPAIGDAEVAAAGKALVAALGLSGLLITRSEKGMALFAPDAEHAEPWMIPTMAQEVFDVSGAGDTVIAAFSAAVAAGADWKDAAMLANAAAGVVVAKMGTATVTAKELLEHYHDQEAV